A genomic segment from Bradyrhizobium diazoefficiens USDA 110 encodes:
- a CDS encoding ABC transporter ATP-binding protein, whose amino-acid sequence MARIDLVDLAHSYGGNAAPQESFALKPVTMTWRQGGAYALLGPSGCGKTTLLNVISGIITPSRGKILFDGVDITPLSTQKRNIAQVFQFPVIYDTMTVGENLAFPLKNRGVPKAEIDRRVAEIGRLLDLDPYLNRKATRLTADAKQKISLGRGLVRNDVAAVLFDEPLTVIDPELKWQLRSKLKALHRELDLTMIYVTHDQTEALTFADTVVVMHDGRVVQSGTPAELFDKPAHTFVGYFIGSPGMNILPAEVRGREARIGGNVIALGRSYDNLPAGAKIEIGVRPEFVDAVAPAPGLLTAKVERIDDLGRIRFARVRIGEAKIAARAPAGFTSADGTAGLKFDPSHVHVYADSLLVEGAA is encoded by the coding sequence ATGGCCCGCATTGACCTCGTCGATCTCGCCCACTCCTACGGCGGCAACGCTGCGCCGCAGGAAAGCTTTGCGCTGAAGCCGGTGACCATGACCTGGCGGCAGGGCGGCGCCTATGCGCTGCTTGGGCCGTCCGGCTGCGGCAAGACCACGCTGCTCAACGTCATCTCCGGCATCATCACGCCGTCGCGGGGGAAAATCCTGTTCGACGGGGTGGACATCACACCGCTGTCAACCCAGAAGCGCAACATCGCCCAGGTGTTCCAGTTTCCGGTGATCTACGACACCATGACGGTGGGGGAGAACCTGGCGTTTCCGCTGAAGAACCGCGGCGTGCCGAAAGCCGAGATCGACAGGCGCGTCGCCGAGATCGGCCGTCTGCTCGACCTCGATCCCTATTTGAACCGCAAGGCGACGCGGCTCACGGCGGACGCCAAGCAGAAGATCTCGCTCGGCCGCGGCCTCGTGCGCAACGACGTCGCCGCGGTGCTGTTCGACGAGCCGCTGACCGTGATCGATCCCGAGTTGAAATGGCAGCTGCGCTCGAAATTGAAGGCGCTGCATCGCGAGCTCGACCTGACGATGATCTACGTCACCCACGACCAGACCGAGGCGCTGACCTTCGCCGACACCGTCGTCGTCATGCATGACGGCCGCGTGGTGCAGAGCGGCACGCCCGCCGAGCTGTTCGACAAGCCAGCGCACACCTTCGTCGGCTATTTCATCGGTTCGCCCGGCATGAACATCCTGCCGGCCGAGGTGAGGGGCCGCGAGGCGCGCATCGGCGGGAATGTCATCGCGCTGGGCCGCAGCTACGACAATCTGCCCGCGGGCGCGAAGATCGAGATCGGCGTGCGTCCGGAGTTCGTCGACGCCGTCGCGCCGGCACCTGGCCTGCTCACCGCAAAGGTCGAACGCATCGACGACCTCGGCCGCATCCGCTTCGCGCGCGTCCGCATCGGCGAGGCCAAGATCGCGGCGCGCGCGCCGGCGGGCTTCACCAGCGCGGACGGCACCGCCGGGCTGAAGTTCGATCCGTCGCACGTCCACGTCTATGCCGACAGCCTTCTGGTGGAGGGAGCCGCCTGA
- a CDS encoding carbohydrate ABC transporter permease has protein sequence MDKTINQKAWFLVLPVFLVVAFSAVLPLMTVVNYSMQDTFGNNQFFWNGVGWFKELLDPSTDLGGRFLASLGRNLFFSLVILAIEVPLGIVVALSMPRDGWTVAACLVILALPLLIPWNVVGTIWQIFGRPDIGLLGYTLNAMGLDYNYVSNAVDAWVTVIVMDVWHWTSLVALLCYAGLKSIPDAYYQAAQIDGASRWAVFKAIQLPKMNRVLLIAVLLRFMDSFMIYTEPFVVTGGGPGNSTTFVSIELVKIALGQFDLGKAAALSLVYNLIILIVCWIFYTVMTNAGVERKAQAEKEPAAEPKPAGVLQPAPALKPKEGVA, from the coding sequence ATGGACAAGACCATCAACCAAAAAGCCTGGTTCCTGGTGCTGCCGGTGTTCCTGGTCGTCGCCTTCTCGGCGGTGCTGCCGCTGATGACGGTGGTGAACTATTCGATGCAGGACACGTTCGGCAACAACCAGTTCTTCTGGAACGGCGTCGGCTGGTTCAAGGAGCTGCTCGATCCCTCGACCGATCTCGGCGGCCGCTTCCTCGCGTCGCTCGGCCGCAATCTGTTCTTCTCGCTGGTGATCCTCGCCATCGAGGTGCCGCTCGGCATCGTCGTTGCGCTGTCGATGCCGCGCGACGGCTGGACCGTCGCGGCCTGCCTCGTCATCCTCGCGCTGCCGCTGCTGATTCCGTGGAACGTCGTCGGCACCATCTGGCAGATCTTCGGTCGACCCGACATCGGCCTGCTCGGCTATACGCTCAATGCGATGGGCCTCGACTACAACTACGTGTCCAACGCAGTCGACGCCTGGGTCACGGTCATCGTGATGGACGTCTGGCACTGGACCAGCCTGGTCGCGCTGCTCTGCTACGCCGGCCTGAAGTCGATCCCGGACGCCTATTACCAGGCGGCGCAAATCGACGGCGCCTCGCGCTGGGCCGTGTTCAAGGCGATCCAGCTGCCGAAGATGAACCGCGTGCTCTTGATCGCGGTGCTGCTGCGCTTCATGGACAGCTTCATGATCTACACCGAGCCGTTCGTCGTCACCGGCGGCGGACCCGGCAACTCGACCACCTTCGTCTCGATCGAGCTTGTCAAGATCGCGCTCGGCCAGTTCGACCTCGGCAAGGCCGCCGCGCTGTCGCTGGTCTACAATCTGATCATCCTGATCGTCTGCTGGATCTTCTACACCGTCATGACCAATGCAGGCGTCGAGCGTAAGGCACAGGCGGAGAAGGAGCCGGCGGCGGAGCCGAAACCCGCAGGTGTGCTCCAGCCTGCGCCCGCGCTCAAGCCGAAGGAAGGAGTGGCCTGA
- a CDS encoding carbohydrate ABC transporter permease, whose amino-acid sequence MHSIPGRRLIMGLFLVFLLLPIYWLVNMSFKTNSEIVSTMTLWPHAPTLQHYRRIFTDESWYSGYINSLEYVVLNTIISISVALPAAYAFSRYRFLGDKHLFFWLLSNRMAPAAVYALPFFNLYSAIGLFDTPWAVALAHCIFNVPLAVWILEGFVSGVPREIDETAFLDGYSFPRFFIKILVPLIASGIGVAAFFCFMFSWVELLLARTLTSVQTKPIAAIMTRTVSAAGMDWGLLAAAGVLTIIPGALVIWFVRNYIARGFALGRV is encoded by the coding sequence ATGCATTCGATTCCCGGCCGCCGCCTCATCATGGGGCTGTTCCTGGTCTTCCTGCTGCTGCCGATCTACTGGCTCGTCAACATGAGCTTCAAGACCAACAGCGAGATCGTCTCGACGATGACGCTGTGGCCGCACGCCCCGACGCTCCAGCACTACAGGCGCATCTTCACCGACGAGAGCTGGTACTCCGGCTACATCAATTCGCTGGAATACGTCGTCCTCAACACCATCATCTCGATCTCGGTGGCGCTGCCGGCGGCCTACGCCTTCTCGCGCTACCGTTTCCTCGGCGACAAGCACCTGTTCTTCTGGCTGCTGTCGAACCGCATGGCGCCGGCGGCGGTCTATGCGCTGCCGTTCTTCAACCTCTATTCGGCGATCGGGCTGTTCGATACGCCCTGGGCCGTTGCGCTGGCGCACTGCATCTTCAACGTTCCGCTGGCGGTCTGGATCCTCGAAGGTTTCGTCTCCGGCGTGCCGCGCGAGATCGACGAGACCGCGTTCCTCGACGGCTATTCCTTCCCGCGCTTCTTCATCAAGATCCTGGTGCCGCTGATCGCCAGCGGCATCGGTGTCGCGGCCTTCTTCTGCTTCATGTTCTCCTGGGTCGAGCTCTTGCTCGCGCGCACGCTGACCTCGGTGCAGACCAAGCCGATCGCGGCGATCATGACGCGCACGGTGTCGGCCGCGGGCATGGACTGGGGCCTGCTGGCCGCGGCCGGTGTGCTCACCATCATTCCGGGCGCGCTGGTGATCTGGTTCGTCCGCAATTACATCGCGCGCGGCTTCGCGCTCGGCCGGGTGTAG
- a CDS encoding DUF2160 domain-containing protein, with protein MESIAWMAWTLPTAIFFVALACTLAVMTWLAAVYPEAERVGVLSIPTTRGDRLFISLIAAAVIHLVWIGLVGTDALATLPIGEDGFEISSLWLASGISLATAVLIFRTV; from the coding sequence ATGGAATCTATTGCATGGATGGCCTGGACGCTGCCGACCGCGATCTTCTTCGTCGCGCTCGCCTGCACGCTGGCCGTGATGACCTGGCTCGCCGCGGTCTATCCCGAGGCCGAGCGCGTCGGCGTGCTCAGTATTCCGACCACGCGCGGCGACCGCCTGTTCATCTCGCTGATTGCGGCCGCCGTCATCCATCTCGTGTGGATCGGCCTCGTCGGCACCGACGCGCTCGCGACGCTGCCGATCGGCGAGGATGGTTTTGAGATTTCGAGCCTGTGGCTCGCAAGTGGAATTTCGCTGGCCACGGCCGTGCTCATTTTCCGCACGGTCTGA
- a CDS encoding ABC transporter substrate-binding protein, whose protein sequence is MSSTAALLAVSFTVSTPVRAADDAAIQKWIAEFQPSTLSKDDQKKELEWFAKAAEPFKGMEINVVSETIATHEYESQTLAKAFSELTGIKLKHDIIQEGDVVEKLQTQMQSGKNVYDGWINDSDLIGTHFRYGQTIALSDYMTGEGKDVTDPMLDVNDFIGKSFGTAPDGKLYQLPDQQFANLYWFRYDWFTNPDYKAKFKAKYGYELGVPVNWSAYEDIAEFFTNDIKEINGVKVYGHMDYGKKDPSLGWRFTDAWLSMAGNGDKGIPNGLPVDEWGIRMEGCRPVGSSVERGGDTNGPAAVYSITKYLEWMKKYAPPQAQGMTFSESGPVPAQGNIAQQMFWYTAFTADMVKPGIAVMNADGTPKWRMAPSPHGSYWKEGMKLGYQDAGSLTLLKSTPADRRKAAWLYLQFIVSKTVSLKKSHVGLTFIRESDIWDKSFTERAPKLGGLIEFYRSPARVQWTPTGNNVPDYPKLAQLWWQNIGDASSGAKTPQAAMDALAAAQDSVMERLEKSGVQGACGPKLHKKESAEYWFAKAQKDGTIAPQRKLANEKPKGETVDYDTLIKSWPATPPKRASLQ, encoded by the coding sequence ATGTCCAGCACTGCCGCGCTTCTGGCGGTGTCGTTCACCGTCTCGACGCCGGTTCGTGCTGCCGACGACGCCGCGATCCAGAAGTGGATTGCGGAATTCCAGCCCTCGACGCTGTCGAAGGACGACCAGAAGAAGGAGCTGGAGTGGTTCGCCAAGGCCGCCGAGCCCTTCAAGGGCATGGAGATCAACGTCGTCTCGGAAACCATCGCGACTCATGAATACGAGTCGCAGACGCTCGCCAAGGCGTTCTCCGAGCTGACCGGTATCAAGCTCAAGCACGACATCATCCAGGAAGGTGACGTCGTCGAGAAGCTGCAGACCCAGATGCAGTCCGGCAAGAACGTCTATGACGGCTGGATCAACGATTCCGACCTGATCGGCACGCACTTCCGCTACGGCCAGACCATCGCGCTGTCGGACTACATGACCGGTGAGGGCAAGGACGTCACCGACCCCATGCTCGACGTCAACGACTTCATCGGCAAGTCGTTCGGCACGGCGCCGGACGGCAAGCTCTACCAGCTGCCCGACCAGCAGTTCGCCAACCTCTACTGGTTCCGCTACGACTGGTTCACCAACCCCGACTACAAGGCCAAGTTCAAGGCCAAGTACGGCTACGAGCTCGGCGTGCCCGTGAACTGGTCGGCCTATGAGGACATCGCCGAGTTCTTCACCAACGACATCAAGGAGATCAACGGCGTCAAGGTCTACGGCCATATGGACTATGGCAAGAAGGACCCGTCGCTCGGCTGGCGTTTCACCGACGCCTGGCTGTCGATGGCCGGTAACGGCGACAAGGGCATTCCGAACGGTCTGCCGGTGGACGAGTGGGGCATCCGCATGGAAGGTTGCCGTCCGGTCGGCTCCTCGGTCGAGCGTGGTGGCGACACCAACGGTCCGGCCGCGGTCTACTCGATCACGAAGTACCTCGAGTGGATGAAGAAGTACGCGCCGCCGCAGGCCCAGGGCATGACCTTCTCCGAGTCGGGTCCGGTGCCGGCGCAGGGCAACATCGCCCAGCAGATGTTCTGGTACACCGCCTTCACCGCCGACATGGTGAAGCCGGGCATCGCCGTGATGAACGCGGACGGTACGCCGAAGTGGCGTATGGCTCCGTCGCCGCACGGTTCGTACTGGAAGGAAGGCATGAAGCTCGGCTATCAGGACGCGGGCTCGCTCACGCTTCTGAAGTCGACCCCGGCGGATCGCCGCAAGGCGGCCTGGCTGTATCTCCAGTTCATCGTCTCCAAGACGGTGTCGCTGAAGAAGAGCCATGTCGGTCTCACCTTCATCCGTGAATCCGACATCTGGGACAAGTCGTTCACCGAGCGTGCGCCGAAGCTCGGCGGCCTGATCGAGTTCTACCGCTCGCCGGCGCGCGTGCAGTGGACCCCGACCGGCAACAACGTGCCCGACTATCCGAAGCTGGCGCAGCTGTGGTGGCAGAACATCGGCGATGCGTCGTCCGGTGCGAAGACGCCGCAAGCCGCAATGGACGCGCTGGCCGCTGCCCAGGACTCCGTCATGGAGCGCCTGGAGAAGTCCGGCGTGCAGGGCGCCTGCGGTCCGAAGCTGCACAAGAAGGAGTCGGCCGAATACTGGTTCGCCAAGGCCCAGAAGGACGGCACCATCGCTCCGCAGCGCAAGCTCGCCAACGAGAAGCCGAAGGGCGAGACGGTCGACTACGACACGCTGATCAAGTCGTGGCCGGCCACCCCGCCCAAGCGCGCCTCGCTGCAGTAA
- a CDS encoding alpha/beta hydrolase — MTSSRQFAFGRSGHLNDDDVRWDDDGAGWGGESHRFDFRGHEDHHAIHKDLVLSVAPTATSGDFNMHAVLDSPGSTEGRPLMILLPGFSYDHTYWDPPVGNGKYSFVDAANDAGYATLNLDRLGTGTSDKPPADLTTIQDQADELHQIIRSIKSGALSSYGFSKIVLVGHSLGSGIAQTEAGTYHDADALVLTGFRHEVNPAGAGEFANAIRPAAGQPDGYLTFDDRSFLFDSNNTSPKILAWDASHIGMGTAAELNFAFALDPARSVGITAPVLEVVGDHDLLFQTDPSTFAAERAFYPNSSDFEQLVVKNAGHDVTLSQNAHQTFAQIIDFVEKVAPVNHHHDFLV, encoded by the coding sequence ATGACGAGTTCTAGGCAGTTTGCTTTCGGCCGGTCCGGCCATTTGAACGACGATGACGTACGATGGGACGACGATGGCGCCGGATGGGGAGGCGAAAGTCACCGGTTCGATTTCCGTGGCCACGAAGACCACCATGCCATTCACAAGGACCTGGTTCTGTCTGTCGCTCCGACGGCGACGTCCGGCGATTTCAACATGCACGCGGTGCTGGATTCGCCCGGGTCGACCGAGGGCCGACCGCTGATGATCCTGCTGCCCGGCTTCTCGTATGACCATACATATTGGGATCCCCCGGTCGGTAACGGAAAATATTCGTTCGTCGATGCGGCCAATGACGCCGGGTACGCGACCTTGAATCTCGATCGGCTGGGGACGGGAACGAGCGACAAACCGCCGGCCGATTTGACAACGATCCAGGATCAGGCCGACGAGCTGCATCAGATCATTCGGTCCATCAAGAGTGGCGCCCTGAGCAGCTACGGGTTCTCCAAGATCGTCCTGGTCGGTCACTCCCTGGGTTCAGGCATCGCGCAAACCGAGGCCGGCACATACCACGATGCCGACGCGCTCGTGCTCACGGGCTTTCGGCACGAGGTCAACCCGGCAGGCGCCGGCGAGTTCGCCAACGCCATTCGCCCGGCCGCCGGCCAGCCCGACGGGTACCTGACCTTCGACGATCGAAGCTTCCTGTTTGACAGCAACAACACCTCGCCCAAGATCCTTGCCTGGGACGCCTCGCATATCGGCATGGGCACGGCCGCCGAACTGAACTTCGCATTCGCGCTCGATCCGGCGCGCTCGGTGGGAATCACAGCGCCCGTGCTCGAAGTCGTCGGCGATCACGACCTGCTGTTTCAGACCGATCCCTCAACCTTTGCTGCAGAACGCGCCTTCTATCCCAACTCGTCCGACTTCGAGCAACTCGTGGTCAAGAATGCCGGTCACGACGTTACGCTGTCGCAGAATGCGCACCAGACCTTCGCGCAGATCATCGACTTCGTGGAGAAGGTGGCGCCGGTCAATCACCATCACGATTTCCTGGTGTGA
- a CDS encoding helix-turn-helix transcriptional regulator, giving the protein MAISLSAREVTLLKRVGEGLLQPLRPDWLLAKPDLAADLKRLLAMDFIGTTRWNQRTGRYENPACSGRGVEMARAYVEEFQRCDPISPRLRSRRGPTPIYSVINRTELERTRYFNEFLRVHQTTDGIDLHLYDGDTSVGDFRFWRAPGRAPVGSREVALLTLLQPILLRATKDVHSTSTAAGHRLPQLTDRENQIVGLVADGLTDGIIARKLGISYWTVRSHLDHVFEKLETPNRATLIARIHREGR; this is encoded by the coding sequence ATGGCGATTTCACTTTCTGCGCGCGAAGTGACGCTGCTGAAACGCGTCGGCGAAGGGCTTCTGCAGCCCCTGCGACCCGATTGGCTTTTGGCCAAGCCGGATCTCGCTGCGGATTTAAAGCGCCTGCTGGCGATGGATTTCATTGGAACGACGCGGTGGAATCAGCGAACCGGCCGCTACGAGAATCCGGCATGCTCCGGACGCGGAGTGGAGATGGCGCGCGCCTATGTCGAGGAGTTTCAGCGTTGCGATCCGATTTCGCCACGGCTGCGTTCCCGTCGCGGGCCGACCCCGATCTATTCGGTCATCAACCGAACCGAGCTCGAGCGCACGCGATATTTCAATGAATTCCTGCGCGTCCACCAGACGACGGATGGTATCGATCTCCACCTCTACGACGGTGACACAAGTGTCGGCGACTTTCGCTTCTGGCGTGCTCCCGGCCGGGCCCCCGTCGGATCTCGCGAAGTGGCGCTGCTGACCTTGCTGCAGCCGATCCTCCTGCGCGCGACCAAGGACGTGCACAGCACCAGCACGGCAGCAGGCCACCGCCTGCCGCAACTGACGGATCGGGAGAACCAGATCGTCGGTCTGGTCGCCGACGGTCTGACGGACGGCATCATCGCCCGGAAGCTGGGGATCAGCTACTGGACCGTCCGCTCACACCTCGACCATGTTTTCGAGAAGCTGGAGACGCCCAATCGGGCGACTCTCATCGCGCGTATCCACCGCGAGGGTCGGTGA
- a CDS encoding alkene reductase produces the protein MSRSTKLFETYKLGPITLANRLVMAPLTRNRAVPGTFVPGALAADYYGQRASAGLLITEASQVSQQGQGYQDTPGIYSKDQVAGWRKVTDKVHERGGKIFIQLWHVGRISHVALQANGAAPVAPSAIRAKGKTFVNGTFADVSEPRALELSEIRGIIDDFKRATKNALEAGFDGVEIHGANGYLLDQFAKDGANKRTDAYGGSIENRARLMLEVSRAVAAEAGTERTGIRISPVTPANDVSDSNPQALFDHIVDGLSALKLVYLHVVEGATGGPRDFAPFDYASLRKRFSGAYVANNGYDFDLATKVLDANAADLIAFGKPFISNPDLVERLKQGAALNDWDKNTFYGGSAKGYTDYPTLEAAEAAQ, from the coding sequence ATGAGCCGTTCGACCAAATTGTTTGAGACCTACAAGCTCGGCCCGATCACGCTGGCCAACCGCCTCGTCATGGCGCCGCTGACGCGCAACCGCGCCGTTCCCGGCACGTTCGTCCCCGGCGCGCTCGCCGCCGACTATTACGGCCAGCGTGCGTCCGCGGGCCTCCTGATCACCGAAGCGAGCCAGGTTTCGCAGCAGGGCCAGGGCTACCAGGACACCCCCGGCATCTACTCCAAGGACCAGGTCGCCGGCTGGCGCAAGGTCACCGACAAGGTCCATGAGCGCGGCGGCAAGATCTTCATCCAGCTCTGGCATGTCGGCCGCATCTCGCATGTCGCGCTGCAGGCGAATGGCGCAGCGCCGGTTGCGCCGAGCGCGATCCGCGCCAAGGGCAAGACCTTCGTCAACGGCACCTTTGCCGACGTCTCCGAGCCGCGCGCGCTCGAGCTCTCCGAAATTCGGGGGATCATCGACGACTTCAAGCGCGCCACGAAGAATGCGCTGGAGGCCGGCTTCGACGGCGTCGAGATTCACGGCGCCAACGGCTACCTGCTCGACCAGTTCGCCAAGGACGGCGCCAACAAGCGCACCGACGCTTACGGCGGCTCCATCGAGAACCGCGCGCGGCTGATGCTCGAGGTCTCCAGGGCGGTTGCCGCCGAGGCCGGCACTGAGCGCACCGGCATCCGCATCTCGCCGGTGACGCCCGCCAACGACGTCTCCGACAGCAATCCGCAAGCCTTGTTCGATCACATCGTCGACGGCCTCAGCGCGCTGAAGCTGGTCTATCTCCACGTCGTCGAGGGCGCCACCGGCGGGCCGCGCGACTTCGCACCGTTCGACTATGCGTCCTTGCGCAAGCGCTTCTCCGGCGCCTACGTCGCCAACAACGGCTACGACTTCGATCTGGCGACCAAGGTGCTGGACGCGAACGCGGCCGATCTCATCGCCTTCGGCAAGCCGTTCATCTCCAACCCCGACCTTGTGGAGCGGCTGAAGCAGGGCGCGGCGCTGAACGACTGGGACAAGAACACGTTCTACGGCGGCAGCGCGAAGGGCTACACGGATTACCCGACGCTCGAAGCGGCGGAAGCGGCGCAGTAG